Part of the Synechococcus sp. MU1643 genome, GGGTCATCGGTGACTTTTGTCACCGGTCACGAGGAAATCGACAAGCGCCGTCCTTCAGTGGATTGGCGCGCCTTGGCCGCGGCCAGTGATGGCTTGGTGATCTACATGGGGCTCCACAACCTGCCCCGGATCGCGGGGGAGCTGATGGCGGGTGGTTTGGCTACGACAACCCCCGTCGCGGTGATCCAGCAGGGCACGGTGGCGGGGCAACGCTGCCTCAAAGCCACCTTGGTTGACGTTGCTGATCAATGCAGAGCCGAAGCCTTCAAGTCACCCTCAATTGTTGTGGTAGGTGAGGTGATTGATCAGCAGGTTGAGGCCTGCATGCCCACCCCGGCAGCGGTCACGATGCCGATTCCGTTCTGAACGGCTCCGCCCTATTCCTTCAAGCGAGCCCGGAGCTGGGCCAGGTTGCAAGGTCGGGTGTCGGCATCGAGCTGAGCCCGGATGAGCCGGTTCCAAGCCGTGGTCACCGCATCAAGAGACCCAGGCAGCACAAACACAAACGTGCCGTTGGCCACGCCGGCAAGGCAGCGGCTTTGCAGGGTGCTGGTGCCAATGCTCTCGAAGGAGAGCACACGGAACAGTTCCCCGAATCCTTCGATTGTTTTGTCCAGCAGCGGTGCCACTGCTTCGGGGGTTCCATCGCGGCCGGTGAGACCGGTGCCTCCGCTGGTGATCACCACATCAACCGCAGGATCGGCGATCCAGCGGCTCAGTTCACGGCGGATTTGATAGCGATCATCCGCGCAGAGTTGTCGCTCGTGAAGCCGATGGTCGGCGGCTTCAAGGCTGCGCTGCAGCTGATCTCCGCTGCTGTCGTCCGCCAAACTGCGAGTGTCGGAGATGGTGAGCAGGGCGATGGACAGGCCCATGGCACAGCGGCGGAGCCCCTGGACGCTAGAACCGCTCCAGCTGCCATGGATGTGGTGCTGAAGGTGCTGCTGTTCGCTTCCCTGCGCGAACGCGCCGGTTGGTCCGAACGTTCCCTTCCGTTCACGCCAGGGGTCTCGACGGCCCGTGAGGTCTGGAACCAGTTGGAGCTTGGCCCGCTCGAGGGCATCAGCATTGCGGTGAACCAGGAGTTGGTTGGTGCTAATCAGCCGTTGCAGGCCGGAGATGAACTGGCCTTTCTTCCACCGTTCACAGGGGGTTAAAGCGTGACCGGTTGCCGTGTCGAGGTCTGCCCAGATCCCTTTGATCCTTGGCAGCAGCTTGCGCTCTGGAGTGGGAATGCTGCCGCTGCGGCGATTTTTATTGGTCGGGTGCGCCCCACCACGATGGACGGCCGGCCTCTGGAGGTGCTGGAGCTGGAGCACTTCCCCGGTCTTTGCGAACGTCAGATCACGGCCATGGCACAGCGTCTGCAGCAGGAGCACCAGGCCGGGCCGATTTTGGTGCTGCATCGGGTGGGGAAGCTCACCCCCGGTGAGCCGATCGTGCTTGTGGCGGTGCAGGCCGATCGTCGTGGGTCGGCGCAGTGCTGCTCGGCCGCGTTGTTGGAGCAACTCAAGTACCAGGCTCCGTTTTGGAAGCGGGAGTGGTGCGCTGGTCAGGGCACCTGGCTGGCGGCGAACACACCGCTCTGATCAAGGCTCGGGTGCTGAAGTTGGTAGCCCAACTGTTTGAGCCGGGTGTTGCGAATCCGCCGGCCCCCTGAACCCGATCCGTCCTGCCCAAGCCAGCGCACGGGGGCCAGGCCCTGGCGCTGCAGGCTGCGCCCCACGAGATCCCGCAGCCGAATCGGCTCATCGTTGACCACATTCACTACACCGGCCCATTCAGCATCGAGAGCTGCTTCCAGGGCGCCGGCGGCATCCGCCACATGCAGCCAGTTGCTGTAGGTCGCTCCGCTGCCAGGGCGTTCCAGCCCGGCGAGCCCGCGCAGGCGTCGATCAAGATCGCGGCCAGGGCCGTACAGCGCCCCAAGGCGCAGGATGCACACCCGACGGTCGCTGATGCCTTTGAGCAGTTGTTCGCCTTCCAGCAGAACATCGCCATGGCCCCGGCTTGGCTCGGGTGGCGTTTGCTCATCCACCCAGTCACCCTCGGTATCGCCGTACACCGAGCAACTGCCGGTGTAATTGATCTGCCGCAGTTCCGGCAGTTGTGGCAACAGCGACGTCAGGCAGCGGAAGCTGTCGACGAAGGTGTGGCGATAGCCGTTGGCATCCACCTGGCGATCTCCCTTGGGCCCGAGGCAGAACACGGCGCTGCTGCTTTGTCGCAGGGCGTCCAACAACTGGGTGGGGTCAGTGGCATCGCAGATCTGCACCCGATCGGCCAGGGGGCTGAGTTGCTCCAGCCGTTCGCTGCTGGTGGTGGTCAGCGTCAGCCTCAGCTGGGGCCGTCTTGCTTGCAGCCGCTCCGCCAGGGCGAGCCCCACATACCCGCAGCCAACGATTGTCAGGTCCATGGCGGGGATGGCTGTTGGCGCGACCCTAAGGAGATCGACCGTTTCATGCCGTCACTGACATGACCGATCAATGGACCCTCAACCGCCGAAATTTCGCCGGTCATTGGCAGGGATGTGGCCATTGGTTTGAGCGGGAAGGTAGCGGTTGGCTGGATCTCCAGCGTCCGACCCGTCGGATCGACCCCACCACCTACGCGATTTCCTTTTCCGATGACGACCACGGGGTGTGGGATGGCTCGGGACTGGCCTTTGCACCCGGTGGCCAGGCCACCTATCCCATCAGTCGGGCCACCTACAACGCTGGTGGAGGCTGCTGGCAGTTTCCTGGGGCAGGAGGTCAGTCCAGCCTGGGTCTTGATCCCGATCGTCCCCGCTTTGGCCATGAGATCAACTTGTTCTGTGGTCGTTCCCGCTCGATGCTGTTGCTGCTCTGGGAACCACTTGATGGCGGCTGGCGTTTGCAGCGTGTTGGAGCGGTGGGTTTCCGTTGCTTGAACAGCACCGATTCCGAACCCGACCGTCCCGCATGCGGGACACCCGAGGCCCTGCTGGCGCCGGTGCAGGGATGGAGCGGTGAGCGGCAGATGCTCAGGCCGCAAGCGGGGGTGAACGGCCAGGCTGAGGACGCCGCTCCGCTGGTGTTCGATCCAAGCCAGCTGTTGCACAACGAATGCTCAGCCGTGATGTCTGACGGCTTGGTGTTCTCGGTGCCAAGCGAGATTCCCCAGCAGCCCTTCAGCCTCGAGATCGGTGGCCGTCTCGGTGTTGCGTTGTTTCAGCAGAT contains:
- the moaB gene encoding molybdenum cofactor biosynthesis protein B, with the translated sequence MGLSIALLTISDTRSLADDSSGDQLQRSLEAADHRLHERQLCADDRYQIRRELSRWIADPAVDVVITSGGTGLTGRDGTPEAVAPLLDKTIEGFGELFRVLSFESIGTSTLQSRCLAGVANGTFVFVLPGSLDAVTTAWNRLIRAQLDADTRPCNLAQLRARLKE
- a CDS encoding MoaD/ThiS family protein — protein: MDVVLKVLLFASLRERAGWSERSLPFTPGVSTAREVWNQLELGPLEGISIAVNQELVGANQPLQAGDELAFLPPFTGG
- a CDS encoding molybdenum cofactor biosynthesis protein MoaE, with the protein product MTGCRVEVCPDPFDPWQQLALWSGNAAAAAIFIGRVRPTTMDGRPLEVLELEHFPGLCERQITAMAQRLQQEHQAGPILVLHRVGKLTPGEPIVLVAVQADRRGSAQCCSAALLEQLKYQAPFWKREWCAGQGTWLAANTPL
- a CDS encoding NAD-dependent epimerase/dehydratase family protein, with protein sequence MDLTIVGCGYVGLALAERLQARRPQLRLTLTTTSSERLEQLSPLADRVQICDATDPTQLLDALRQSSSAVFCLGPKGDRQVDANGYRHTFVDSFRCLTSLLPQLPELRQINYTGSCSVYGDTEGDWVDEQTPPEPSRGHGDVLLEGEQLLKGISDRRVCILRLGALYGPGRDLDRRLRGLAGLERPGSGATYSNWLHVADAAGALEAALDAEWAGVVNVVNDEPIRLRDLVGRSLQRQGLAPVRWLGQDGSGSGGRRIRNTRLKQLGYQLQHPSLDQSGVFAASQVP